One Drosophila willistoni isolate 14030-0811.24 chromosome XL unlocalized genomic scaffold, UCI_dwil_1.1 Seg142, whole genome shotgun sequence genomic region harbors:
- the LOC6652971 gene encoding importin-4 has product MTLQLDQIIEGLLCSDNNRIQLATAEFAKAYDDPETLWTLCQIIVSPRDTQVRQLSAVLLNKRIKELRHWQMVSQQQQEAIKQAIMEALILEKEKKVKNIIAQCVASVIRHDSSTKDVWLGHVLKFIYERCSLPDAKESELGSSTFATLTDSAPDQFVNHMDSICEMFASVLVNAETRGDLASPTVSNIIVGMSNLMPFVSGHTTPERTVLKVMPLLIKTVSAFVVKGNADDFSIVFDIFDSMAEYVPKLFNNNIKPLMEFCLTTANNKQIEDAIRIQVVILIGCIVRLKKKDIAKQKLLEPILQVIFEMMCCETDSDDAEELSTDGNGPVTAATQTLDLLALNMSTEKLIPPLLLLLELALQNADPYRRRAAFLCMAVIADGCAETICSKYLEIMLNIIKSGIADQAPVVRKAAFFTLGQFSEHLQPEISKFAPQILPVLFDFLHQLVVELKMGQPEPKHLERMFYALETYCENLEDNIVPHLPLLMDRLFETLDNNNSPRLRELALSAVASTATAAKEHMMPYFPRIVTIFQAYLVKECAEEANSLRIQAIDTLAAITREIGKENFIPLANDTMTYCLMMLSEGPDDPDIRRSIYNLMGALSKVVNESMAYVYPKIMDRVIESVISFEDILPIVQENAARSLYLEGEENGFDREIDLDNTDDEDDELDGFTAENDFVMEKEEAILALKEFATNTRSAFAPYLQSAFENVYKVINHPQDSIRKAAVETICEFVAALHRLGDTDGVRWASEIAMPKFVQIIRKDEERTVVIHLLEVMTDLLREIKTAAVPSQEISELIFNCIKDVLNAKMACQFNEPSEAGDEEDPEDSEYDEMLIENAGNLFPMFGLAIQPEQFSLYFGRIFNIFTNKLNKAKRNDSAEQRAFVYDVLADSVKSLGSCVVTYFDILCPLFIGGVSDKDAKVRKNCFFGLGELVLYAEEKSFETYPVILQTLSNAISKELNPSAMDNICGAVARLLVLNHEAVPLAQVLPVFLNHLPLCEDTEENDMILKAFCALYMKAHYSIVDFIEQMLAIVIDVLYKKQMPDKESTASAIEFVKEIRQQYPNKFNNVINSNQEVYAFVNSL; this is encoded by the coding sequence atgACACTACAATTGGATCAAATCATCGAGGGTCTGCTTTGCTCAGATAACAATAGGATACAGTTGGCCACTGCCGAATTTGCTAAGGCCTATGATGATCCAGAGACTTTATGGACGTTGTGCCAAATTATCGTATCGCCACGTGACACACAAGTACGGCAATTGTCTGCCGTTTTATTGAACAAGCGTATAAAGGAGCTTCGTCACTGGCAAATGGTTtcgcaacagcagcaggaagCCATCAAACAAGCCATCATGGAGGCCCTTATATtggagaaagaaaaaaaggtgaaGAATATAATTGCGCAATGTGTAGCCTCCGTGATCCGTCATGACTCTTCTACGAAGGACGTATGGTTAGGGCATGTTCTGAAATTCATTTACGAACGTTGCAGTCTGCCCGATGCGAAAGAAAGTGAGCTCGGATCATCGACTTTTGCCACATTAACTGATTCAGCGCCCGACCAATTTGTCAATCACATGGACTCGATTTGCGAAATGTTTGCCTCAGTCCTTGTTAATGCTGAGACGCGGGGAGATTTGGCTTCACCCACTGTATCCAACATAATAGTTGGCATGTCTAATCTAATGCCATTTGTCAGTGGTCACACAACACCAGAACGGACTGTGCTCAAGGTGATGCCGTTGCTTATCAAAACAGTTTCGGCATTCGTCGTTAAAGGGAATGCAGATGATTTTTCTATCGTTTTCGACATATTTGACAGCATGGCCGAATATGTTCCCAAATTGTTCAATAACAACATAAAACCTTTAATGGAGTTCTGCCTGACCACCGCCAACAACAAGCAGATCGAAGATGCCATTCGAATTCAAGTAGTGATATTGATTGGTTGCATTGTGCGGCTAAAAAAGAAGGACatagccaaacaaaaattattggaGCCAATTCTACAGGTTATCTTTGAAATGATGTGCTGTGAAACTGACAGTGATGACgccgaggaactttccaccgATGGGAATGGTCCCGTCACAGCGGCCACACAAACTCTTGATTTATTGGCCTTAAACATGTCGACAGAAAAGCTGATACCTCCACTACTGCTATTGCTGGAACTGGCTCTCCAAAATGCTGATCCCTACCGTCGTCGAGCAGCCTTCCTTTGTATGGCTGTCATTGCCGATGGCTGTGCTGAAACCATATGCAGCAAATACCTAGAGATAATGCTAAACATTATAAAGAGTGGTATAGCCGATCAAGCGCCCGTAGTTCGCAAAGCTGCCTTTTTCACTTTGGGCCAGTTTTCTGAGCATCTACAACCGGAAATATCCAAATTCGCTCCACAGATATTGCCCgttctttttgattttctgcATCAGTTGGTTGTGGAGCTAAAGATGGGTCAACCCGAACCGAAACATTTGGAGCGCATGTTTTATGCTTTGGAAACGTATTGCGAAAATTTGGAAGATAACATTGTGCCGCATTTGCCATTGCTGATGGACCGACTTTTCGAAACTTTGGATAACAATAATTCGCCGCGCTTGCGGGAATTAGCCTTGTCGGCTGTCGCATCTACTGCCACGGCAGCAAAAGAACATATGATGCCATATTTTCCAAGAATTGTGACCATATTTCAAGCATATTTGGTAAAGGAGTGTGCTGAGGAAGCGAATTCTTTGCGTATTCAAGCAATAGATACATTGGCCGCAATTACCCGGGAGATAGGAAAGGAAAATTTCATACCATTGGCAAATGATACAATGACATATTGCTTGATGATGTTGTCAGAGGGTCCAGACGACCCAGACATCCGTCGCTCCATTTACAATTTAATGGGTGCTCTATCCAAAGTGGTCAATGAAAGCATGGCTTATGTGTACCCCAAGATAATGGATCGTGTGATAGAATCTGTTATTTCTTTTGAAGATATTCTGCCCATTGTTCAGGAGAATGCCGCACGCTCCTTATATTTAGAGGGAGAAGAAAATGGATTTGACAGAGAAATCGATCTAGACAATACAgacgatgaagatgatgaGCTCGATGGTTTTACAGCTGAAAACGATTTTGTCATGGAGAAAGAAGAGGCCATTTTGGCTCTTAAAGAATTCGCAACCAATACCCGTAGTGCTTTTGCCCCGTATCTGCAATCAGCCTTCGAGAATGTGTACAAAGTGATAAATCATCCGCAAGACTCAATTCGTAAAGCAGCCGTGGAAACCATATGTGAGTTTGTGGCCGCACTGCATCGTCTAGGTGATACTGACGGTGTGAGGTGGGCAAGTGAGATTGCCATGCCAAAATTTGTACAAATAATTCGCAAAGATGAGGAACGTACTGTGGTTATCCATTTGCTTGAAGTGATGACTGATTTATTGAGAGAGATTAAGACTGCGGCTGTCCCTTCGCAAGAGATAAGTGAACTAATCTTTAATTGTATTAAAGATGTTTTAAACGCAAAAATGGCATGTCAATTCAATGAACCAAGTGAAGCCGGCGATGAAGAAGACCCAGAGGATAGTGAATACGACGAGATGCTTATTGAGAATGCTGGCAATTTGTTTCCCATGTTCGGACTTGCCATTCAACCAGAACAGTTCTCATTGTATTTTGGCAGAATTTTCAATATCTTTACCAATAAGTTGAACAAGGCCAAGCGTAACGATTCTGCTGAACAGAGAGCTTTTGTCTATGACGTTTTGGCCGACTCCGTTAAATCTTTGGGCTCCTGTGTGGTCACCTATTTTGATATCCTCTGCCCCTTGTTCATAGGCGGGGTGAGCGATAAGGATGCCAAGGTTCGTAAAAACTGCTTCTTTGGCTTGGGTGAACTGGTACTCTACGCGGAGGAAAAATCGTTTGAAACATACCCTGTAATTTTGCAAACTCTCTCCAATGCCATATCAAAGGAGCTGAATCCTTCGGCAATGGATAATATATGCGGCGCCGTGGCCCGTCTTCTGGTGCTTAATCATGAAGCTGTACCTTTAGCTCAAGTTCTGCCTGTTTTTCTTAATCATTTACCATTGTGCGAAGATACCGAAGAGAATGATATGATTTTGAAAGCATTCTGTGCTCTCTATATGAAAGCGCATTACAGTATTGTAGACTTCATCGAACAGATGCTGGCAATTGTCATTGATgttctatataaaaaacagATGCCAGATAAAGAAAGCACAGCCAGTGCCATTGAATTCGTCAAAGAGATCCGTCAGCAATACCCAAATAAGTTCAATAATGTTATCAATTCGAATCAGGAGGTGTATGCTTTTGTAAATTCTCTGTAA
- the LOC124460539 gene encoding importin-4-like, translated as MTLQLDQIIEGLLCSDNNRIQLATAEFAKAYDDPETLWTLCQIIVSPRDTQVRQLSAVLLNKRIKELRHWQMVSQQRQEAIKQAIMEALILEKEKKVKNIIAQCVASVIRHDSSTKDVWLGQVLKFIYERCSLPDAKESELGSSTFATLTDSAPDQFVNHMDSICEMFASVLVNAETRGDLASPTVSNIIVGMSNLMPFVSGHTTPERTVLKVMPLLIKAVSAFVVKGNADDFSIVFDIFDSMAEYVPKLFNNNIKPLMEFCLTTANNKQIEDAIRIQVVILIGCIVRLKKKDIAKQKLLEPILQVIFEMMCCETDSDDAEELSTDGNGPVTAATQTLDLLALNMSTEKLIPPLLLLLELALQNADPYRRRAAFLCMAVIADGCAETICSKYLEIMLNIIKSGIADQALVVRKAAFFTLGQFSEHLQPEISKFAPQILPVLFDFLHQLVVELKMGQPEPKHLERMFYALETYCENLEDNIVPHLPLLMDRLFETLDNNNSPRLRELALSAVASTATAAKEHMMPYFPRIVTIFQAYLVKECAEEANSLRIQAIDTLAAITREIGKENFIPLANDTMTYCLMMLSEGPDDPDIRRSIYNLMGALSKVVNESMAYVYPKIMDRVIESVISFEDILPIVQENAARSLYLEGEENGFDREIDLDNTDDEDDELDGFTAENDFVMEKEEAILALKEFATNTRSAFAPYLQSAFENVYKVINHPQDSIRKAAVETICEFVAALHRLGDTDGVRWASEIAMPKFVQIIRKDEERTVVIHLLEVMTDLLREIKTAAVPSQEISELIFNCIKDVLNAKMACQFNEPSEAGDEEDPEDSEYDEMLIENAGNLFPMFGLAIQPEQFSLYFGRIFNIFTNKLNKAKRNDSAEQRAFVYDVLADSVKSLGSCVVTYFDILCPLFIGGVSDKDAKVRKNCFFGLGELVLYAEEKSFETYPVILQTLSNAISKELNPSAMDNICGAVARLLVLNHEAVPIAQVLPVFLNHLPLCEDTEENDMILKAFCALYMKAHHSIVDFIEQMLAIVIDVLYKKQMPDKESTASAIEFVKEIRQQYPNKFNNVINSNQEVYAFVNSL; from the coding sequence atgACACTACAATTGGATCAAATCATCGAGGGTCTGCTTTGCTCAGATAACAATAGGATACAGTTGGCCACTGCCGAATTTGCTAAGGCCTATGATGATCCAGAGACTTTATGGACGTTGTGCCAAATTATCGTATCGCCACGTGACACACAAGTACGGCAATTGTCTGCCGTTTTATTGAACAAGCGTATAAAGGAGCTTCGTCACTGGCAAATGGTTTCGCAACAGCGGCAGGAAGCCATCAAACAAGCCATCATGGAGGCCCTTATATtggagaaagaaaaaaaggtgaaGAATATAATTGCGCAATGTGTAGCCTCCGTGATCCGTCATGACTCTTCTACGAAGGACGTATGGTTAGGGCAAGTTCTGAAATTCATTTACGAACGTTGCAGTCTGCCCGATGCGAAAGAAAGTGAGCTCGGATCATCGACTTTTGCCACATTAACTGATTCAGCGCCCGACCAATTTGTCAATCACATGGACTCGATTTGCGAAATGTTTGCCTCAGTCCTTGTTAATGCTGAGACGCGGGGAGATTTGGCTTCACCCACTGTATCCAACATAATAGTTGGCATGTCTAATCTAATGCCATTTGTCAGTGGTCACACAACACCAGAACGGACTGTGCTCAAGGTGATGCCGTTGCTTATCAAAGCAGTTTCGGCATTCGTCGTTAAAGGGAATGCAGATGATTTTTCTATCGTTTTCGACATATTTGACAGCATGGCCGAATATGTTCCCAAATTGTTCAATAACAACATAAAACCTTTAATGGAGTTCTGCCTGACCACCGCCAACAACAAGCAGATCGAAGATGCCATTCGAATTCAAGTAGTGATATTGATTGGTTGCATTGTGCGGCTAAAAAAGAAGGACatagccaaacaaaaattattggaGCCAATTCTACAGGTTATCTTTGAAATGATGTGCTGTGAAACTGACAGTGATGACgccgaggaactttccaccgATGGGAATGGTCCCGTCACAGCGGCCACACAAACTCTTGATTTATTGGCCTTAAACATGTCGACAGAAAAGCTGATACCTCCACTACTGCTATTGCTGGAACTGGCTCTCCAAAATGCTGATCCCTACCGTCGTCGAGCAGCCTTCCTTTGTATGGCTGTCATTGCCGATGGCTGTGCTGAAACCATATGCAGCAAATACCTAGAGATAATGCTAAACATTATAAAGAGTGGTATAGCCGATCAAGCGCTCGTAGTTCGCAAAGCTGCCTTTTTCACTTTGGGCCAGTTTTCTGAGCATCTACAACCGGAAATATCCAAATTCGCTCCACAGATATTGCCCgttctttttgattttctgcATCAGTTGGTTGTGGAGCTAAAGATGGGTCAACCCGAACCGAAACATTTGGAGCGCATGTTTTATGCTTTGGAAACGTATTGCGAAAATTTGGAAGATAACATTGTGCCGCATTTGCCATTGCTGATGGACCGACTTTTCGAAACTTTGGATAACAATAATTCGCCGCGCTTGCGGGAATTAGCCTTGTCGGCTGTCGCATCTACTGCCACGGCAGCAAAAGAACATATGATGCCATATTTTCCAAGAATTGTGACCATATTTCAAGCATATTTGGTAAAGGAGTGTGCTGAGGAAGCGAATTCTTTGCGTATTCAAGCAATAGATACATTGGCCGCAATTACCCGGGAGATAGGAAAGGAAAATTTCATACCATTGGCAAATGATACAATGACATATTGCTTGATGATGTTGTCAGAGGGTCCAGACGACCCAGACATCCGTCGCTCCATTTACAATTTAATGGGTGCTCTATCCAAAGTGGTCAATGAAAGCATGGCTTATGTGTACCCCAAGATAATGGATCGTGTGATAGAATCTGTTATTTCTTTTGAAGATATTCTGCCCATTGTTCAGGAGAATGCCGCACGCTCCTTATATTTAGAGGGAGAAGAAAATGGATTTGACAGAGAAATCGATCTAGACAATACAgacgatgaagatgatgaGCTCGATGGTTTTACAGCTGAAAACGATTTTGTCATGGAGAAAGAAGAGGCCATTTTGGCTCTTAAAGAATTCGCAACCAATACCCGTAGTGCTTTTGCCCCGTATCTGCAATCAGCCTTCGAGAATGTGTACAAAGTGATAAATCATCCGCAAGACTCAATTCGTAAAGCAGCCGTGGAAACCATATGTGAGTTTGTGGCCGCACTGCATCGTCTAGGTGATACTGACGGTGTGAGGTGGGCAAGTGAGATTGCCATGCCAAAATTTGTACAAATAATTCGCAAAGATGAGGAACGTACTGTGGTTATCCATTTGCTTGAAGTGATGACTGATTTATTGAGAGAGATTAAGACTGCGGCTGTCCCTTCGCAAGAGATAAGTGAACTAATCTTTAATTGTATTAAAGATGTTTTAAACGCAAAAATGGCATGTCAATTCAATGAACCAAGTGAAGCCGGCGATGAAGAAGACCCAGAGGATAGTGAATACGACGAGATGCTTATTGAGAATGCTGGCAATTTGTTTCCCATGTTCGGACTTGCCATTCAACCAGAACAGTTCTCATTGTATTTTGGCAGAATTTTCAATATCTTTACCAATAAGTTGAACAAGGCCAAGCGTAACGATTCTGCTGAACAGAGAGCTTTTGTCTATGACGTTTTGGCCGACTCCGTTAAATCTTTGGGCTCCTGTGTGGTCACCTATTTTGATATCCTCTGCCCCTTGTTCATAGGCGGGGTGAGCGATAAGGATGCCAAGGTTCGTAAAAACTGCTTCTTTGGCTTGGGTGAACTGGTACTCTACGCGGAGGAAAAATCGTTTGAAACATACCCTGTAATTTTGCAAACTCTCTCCAATGCCATATCAAAGGAGCTGAATCCTTCGGCAATGGATAATATATGCGGCGCCGTGGCCCGTCTTCTGGTGCTTAATCATGAAGCTGTACCTATAGCTCAAGTTCTGCCTGTTTTTCTTAATCATTTACCATTGTGCGAAGATACCGAAGAGAATGATATGATTTTAAAAGCATTCTGTGCTCTCTATATGAAAGCGCATCACAGTATTGTAGACTTCATCGAACAGATGCTGGCAATTGTCATTGATgttctatataaaaaacagATGCCAGATAAAGAAAGCACAGCCAGTGCCATTGAATTCGTCAAAGAGATCCGTCAGCAATACCCAAATAAGTTCAATAATGTTATCAATTCGAATCAGGAGGTGTATGCTTTTGTAAATTCTCTGTAA